In Paractinoplanes brasiliensis, the following proteins share a genomic window:
- a CDS encoding VOC family protein, protein MDMKLEVVVVPVADVDRAKQFYTGLGWRLDADFTTDEGLRVVQVTPPGSPASVIFGRLVTAQAPGTAQGLHLVVSDIEAARDELKQAGADPSDVFHDAGGVFHHGGTDGRVPGPDPRRASYGSFLSFSDPDGNGWILQEITNRLPGRVDPSVTTYSSGSELAAALRRAAAAHGEHEARTGQEDPDWPDWYADYMVKEQSGAQLPQ, encoded by the coding sequence ATGGACATGAAGCTGGAAGTTGTGGTCGTCCCGGTCGCGGACGTCGATCGGGCCAAACAGTTCTACACGGGCCTGGGCTGGCGGCTGGACGCCGACTTCACCACGGACGAGGGTCTGCGCGTGGTGCAGGTGACCCCGCCCGGCTCCCCGGCCTCGGTCATCTTCGGCCGGTTGGTCACCGCCCAGGCCCCCGGCACCGCCCAGGGCCTGCACCTGGTCGTGTCCGACATCGAGGCCGCCCGCGACGAGCTCAAGCAGGCCGGGGCCGACCCGAGCGACGTGTTCCACGACGCGGGCGGGGTCTTCCACCACGGCGGCACCGACGGGCGGGTCCCGGGACCGGACCCGCGGCGGGCCAGCTACGGCTCGTTCCTGTCGTTCAGCGACCCGGACGGCAACGGCTGGATCCTGCAGGAGATCACCAACCGGCTGCCCGGCCGTGTCGACCCGTCGGTCACCACGTATTCCAGCGGCTCCGAACTGGCCGCGGCGCTGCGCCGGGCGGCCGCGGCCCACGGCGAGCACGAGGCCCGCACCGGGCAGGAGGATCCCGACTGGCCGGACTGGTACGCCGACTACATGGTCAAGGAGCAGTCCGGCGCGCAGCTGCCGCAGTAG
- a CDS encoding ABC transporter substrate-binding protein, with amino-acid sequence MRFVSIFGVLLLAGCSAQAAPAAAPAAASVIGNCGRQLSVAAPPARAVAMEQNATEILLSLGLADRMAGTSYQTDPVLPALAAAYARVPVLAKLYPSREKVLETRPDFVYSTFTSAYAPDAAGPRAGLAELGIPAYLSRFACESSPETFSFDGLFQEIQEVASIFGADSRGASLVADQKARLAAATSRAHDAASVLWYYSGTSTPYVAGPGGVPAAISAQLGLTNVYADAGETWPAGNWEQIATRNPAWIVVADLSRGGDGDSAQSKIGFLRSNPVTAHLDAVKNGRFVVVPGSSLDPSVRNVSAVELVGAAL; translated from the coding sequence ATGAGATTCGTTTCCATATTTGGCGTTCTGCTCCTGGCCGGCTGCTCAGCGCAGGCCGCCCCGGCCGCCGCGCCCGCAGCGGCCTCCGTCATCGGCAACTGCGGGCGGCAGCTGTCCGTCGCCGCGCCGCCGGCCCGGGCGGTCGCCATGGAGCAGAACGCCACCGAGATCCTGCTCAGCCTCGGGCTGGCCGACCGGATGGCCGGCACGAGTTACCAGACCGACCCCGTGCTGCCCGCCCTGGCCGCCGCCTATGCCCGCGTGCCGGTGCTGGCCAAGCTCTACCCGTCCCGGGAGAAGGTTCTCGAGACCCGGCCCGACTTCGTCTACTCCACCTTCACGTCGGCGTACGCCCCCGACGCCGCGGGCCCGCGCGCCGGCCTCGCCGAACTGGGCATCCCCGCGTACCTGTCCCGGTTCGCCTGCGAGTCGTCGCCGGAGACCTTCTCGTTCGACGGGCTCTTCCAGGAGATCCAGGAGGTGGCGTCGATCTTCGGCGCCGACAGCCGGGGCGCCTCGCTGGTCGCCGATCAGAAGGCGCGCCTCGCTGCCGCGACCTCCCGGGCGCACGACGCGGCGTCGGTCCTGTGGTACTACTCCGGCACCAGCACCCCGTACGTGGCCGGGCCGGGTGGCGTCCCCGCGGCGATCAGCGCGCAGCTCGGCCTGACCAACGTCTACGCCGACGCCGGTGAGACGTGGCCCGCGGGCAACTGGGAACAGATCGCCACCCGCAACCCGGCGTGGATCGTCGTGGCCGACCTGTCCCGCGGCGGCGACGGCGACAGCGCCCAGTCCAAGATCGGCTTCCTGCGGTCGAACCCCGTCACCGCCCACCTGGACGCCGTCAAGAACGGCCGGTTCGTCGTCGTGCCCGGCTCGTCGCTGGACCCGTCGGTGCGCAACGTCAGCGCCGTCGAGCTGGTGGGGGCCGCGCTGTGA
- a CDS encoding FecCD family ABC transporter permease, translating into MRIVLAVAALGLSIATAVTIGVADLSIGEVLRSVAANCGFPVRPLPPLADSIVWDLRLPRVLLAALVGAGLAVCGAVLQALTRNPLADPYLLGISAGASTGAVAVLVLGLGAGAVTLSAGAFAGSVAAFAVALLLAGRRWTQPSRILLAGVATAQLFTAVTSLVMISAASPDSTRSTLFWLLGSLTAASWPSVAVCAALCGGVLLACWTCAPALDAFSFGADIAQSLGFSPARVRALLFALTALLAAGLVAASGAIGFVGLTVPHLVRRLTGSRHRRLLPMSALAGAILLVWADTAARTAFAPQELPVGVVTALLGVPVFALLFRRTR; encoded by the coding sequence GTGAGGATCGTCCTGGCCGTGGCGGCGCTCGGGCTGAGCATCGCCACGGCCGTCACGATCGGCGTGGCCGACCTCTCGATCGGCGAGGTGCTGCGCTCGGTGGCGGCCAACTGCGGTTTCCCCGTACGCCCCCTGCCACCGCTGGCCGACAGCATCGTGTGGGACCTGCGCCTGCCGCGTGTGCTGCTGGCCGCCCTGGTCGGCGCAGGCCTGGCCGTGTGCGGCGCCGTCCTGCAGGCCCTGACCCGCAACCCGCTGGCCGACCCGTACCTGCTCGGCATCTCGGCCGGCGCCTCCACCGGGGCTGTCGCCGTGCTCGTGCTGGGCCTCGGCGCCGGGGCCGTGACGCTGTCGGCGGGGGCGTTCGCGGGCAGTGTGGCAGCCTTCGCCGTGGCCCTGCTGCTGGCCGGGCGCCGCTGGACCCAGCCCTCCCGCATCCTGCTCGCCGGGGTCGCCACCGCCCAGCTCTTCACCGCCGTCACCAGCCTTGTGATGATCTCGGCAGCGAGCCCCGACAGCACCCGCTCCACGCTGTTCTGGCTGCTCGGCTCGCTGACCGCCGCGTCGTGGCCGTCGGTTGCCGTCTGCGCGGCCCTGTGCGGCGGCGTGCTGCTCGCCTGCTGGACGTGCGCGCCCGCGCTGGACGCGTTCTCGTTCGGCGCCGACATCGCCCAGTCGCTCGGCTTCTCCCCCGCCCGGGTGCGCGCGCTGCTCTTCGCCCTGACCGCCCTGCTCGCCGCCGGCCTGGTCGCGGCGAGCGGCGCGATCGGCTTCGTCGGCCTCACCGTCCCCCATCTCGTACGCCGTCTGACCGGCTCACGGCACCGCCGGCTGCTGCCGATGAGCGCCCTCGCCGGGGCCATCCTGCTCGTGTGGGCCGACACCGCCGCCCGCACCGCCTTCGCCCCGCAGGAACTCCCCGTCGGCGTCGTCACTGCCCTGCTCGGCGTGCCCGTGTTCGCCCTGCTGTTCCGGAGAACCCGATGA
- a CDS encoding class I SAM-dependent methyltransferase — translation MTALSVSSAQQLLRLWDEQQTAYVAHRENRFLVMLDLLRLHFERDDLSVLDLGCGPGALSARVLSAFPAARVTAVDHDPMLLRIAERALTPYGERFRVVDADLASSWWPDAVGPDRFDAVVSSTALHWLSPAELLAVMRDSAGLLAPGGLLLNADHLRFDSRSPALLAVSERHDARTQAEDFAAGALDYAAWHERAAEEPELAALRPERLKRFADRPPQPLAPLEFHLAALRAAGFTETGTVWQYLDDYVVLGRK, via the coding sequence GTGACCGCCCTGTCCGTGAGCTCGGCCCAGCAACTGCTCCGCCTGTGGGACGAGCAGCAGACCGCGTACGTGGCCCACCGCGAGAACCGTTTCCTCGTCATGCTCGACTTGCTGCGCCTGCACTTCGAGCGCGACGACCTCAGCGTGCTCGACCTGGGCTGCGGCCCCGGCGCGCTCTCCGCCCGGGTGCTGTCCGCGTTCCCGGCCGCGCGGGTCACGGCCGTCGACCACGACCCGATGCTGCTGCGCATCGCCGAGCGCGCCCTCACCCCGTACGGGGAACGCTTTCGAGTGGTCGACGCGGACCTGGCCTCGTCATGGTGGCCCGACGCGGTGGGCCCGGACCGGTTCGACGCCGTCGTCAGCTCGACCGCGCTGCACTGGCTCTCCCCGGCCGAACTGCTCGCCGTCATGCGCGACTCCGCCGGCCTGCTCGCGCCCGGTGGCCTGCTGCTGAACGCCGACCACCTGCGCTTCGACAGCCGCTCCCCGGCGCTGCTCGCCGTCTCGGAACGACACGACGCCCGCACCCAGGCCGAGGACTTCGCGGCCGGCGCCCTCGACTACGCCGCCTGGCACGAGCGGGCCGCCGAGGAGCCGGAGCTGGCCGCCCTGCGCCCGGAACGCCTCAAACGCTTCGCCGACCGCCCGCCGCAGCCCCTCGCCCCGCTCGAGTTCCACCTGGCTGCCCTGCGCGCGGCCGGCTTCACCGAGACCGGCACCGTCTGGCAGTACCTCGACGACTATGTCGTCCTCGGCCGCAAGTGA